One genomic region from Terriglobus aquaticus encodes:
- the hpnA gene encoding hopanoid-associated sugar epimerase — translation MQVFLTGATGFVGSHVARTYSDAGAQLRLLTRSTSNLAALEGLRADAVQGDLRSPESLRSALRGCDALVHVAADYRLWVPDPADMYKANVDGTRDLLRIAREEGVRRVVYTSSVATMGFRKDTTIVDEQSPVSEADMIGHYKRSKWLAEQEAIAAARAGQYVMILNPTTPIGPGDRKPTPTGRIIVDFLNGKFPAYVDTGLNLVDVDEVARMHLVALDRGTPGERYILGGENLTLKQILDKMAAISGLPSPSMKVPHAVAMAFAFFDETITGKLRGKEPRATVEAVRMGRKYMFASSAKAERDLGFQVRPVYKALRAAMDWFVANGYAPAFPQA, via the coding sequence ATGCAGGTCTTTCTCACCGGCGCAACCGGCTTCGTCGGGAGCCACGTCGCCCGCACCTACAGCGACGCCGGGGCGCAGCTTCGCCTCCTCACGCGCTCCACCAGCAACCTTGCCGCTCTCGAAGGTCTCCGTGCAGACGCCGTGCAGGGCGATCTCCGCAGCCCCGAAAGCCTGCGCTCCGCCCTCCGTGGTTGCGACGCCCTCGTCCACGTCGCCGCCGACTACCGCCTCTGGGTGCCCGATCCCGCGGACATGTACAAGGCCAACGTCGACGGCACCCGCGACCTGCTCCGCATTGCGCGCGAGGAGGGCGTCCGCAGAGTCGTCTACACCTCCAGCGTCGCGACCATGGGCTTCCGCAAGGACACCACCATCGTCGACGAGCAGTCACCCGTCTCCGAAGCCGACATGATCGGCCACTACAAGCGTTCCAAGTGGCTCGCCGAGCAGGAGGCGATCGCCGCCGCACGCGCCGGCCAGTACGTGATGATCCTCAATCCGACCACGCCCATCGGCCCTGGCGACCGCAAACCCACCCCGACCGGCCGCATCATCGTCGACTTCCTCAACGGCAAGTTCCCGGCCTACGTTGACACAGGCCTCAACCTCGTCGACGTCGACGAAGTCGCGCGCATGCACCTCGTCGCGCTCGACCGTGGCACGCCCGGCGAACGCTACATCCTTGGCGGCGAGAATCTCACGCTCAAGCAAATCCTCGACAAGATGGCCGCCATCTCCGGCCTGCCATCGCCAAGCATGAAAGTTCCGCACGCCGTCGCCATGGCCTTCGCCTTCTTCGACGAGACGATCACTGGCAAGCTGCGCGGCAAGGAACCACGCGCCACCGTCGAGGCCGTCCGCATGGGCCGCAAATACATGTTCGCCTCATCCGCCAAAGCCGAGCGCGATCTCGGCTTCCAGGTCCGGCCCGTCTACAAGGCCCTGCGCGCGGCCATGGACTGGTTCGTCGCGAACGGGTATGCACCCGCATTTCCGCAAGCCTGA
- a CDS encoding phosphorylase family protein has protein sequence MEPQRNPAVVIIAAMPGEIAPLVRSWAALATVDGVAGYQHPSNTIFAFHAGMGARHATRAFARAQQVCEVRAVFSVGWVGGLVESAHAGNVLRADAVRDLATGEVFRCTPSEWASHGTLLTARQVAAREHKLELATRYPDARMVDMEAATLARLAAAHNLPFRCVKAVSDALIDNLPDLNPFVREDGTFAQASFALHVALRPRHWSDVARFGKQAKLAAANLCDSLAGELGIEKPR, from the coding sequence ATGGAACCCCAACGCAATCCCGCCGTCGTCATCATCGCCGCCATGCCCGGCGAGATAGCACCGCTCGTCCGCTCCTGGGCTGCGCTCGCCACGGTCGACGGCGTCGCCGGTTACCAGCACCCGTCCAACACCATCTTCGCCTTCCACGCCGGCATGGGCGCGCGCCATGCCACCCGCGCCTTTGCTCGCGCCCAGCAGGTCTGCGAGGTACGCGCCGTCTTCTCCGTGGGCTGGGTCGGCGGCCTGGTCGAATCCGCGCACGCCGGCAATGTGCTCCGCGCGGACGCCGTCCGCGACCTCGCCACCGGTGAAGTCTTTCGCTGCACGCCGTCCGAGTGGGCCAGCCACGGCACCCTCCTGACCGCCCGCCAAGTCGCGGCCCGGGAGCACAAGCTGGAACTGGCTACCCGCTACCCCGACGCCCGTATGGTCGACATGGAAGCCGCGACCCTCGCCCGCCTGGCCGCCGCGCACAACCTTCCATTCCGCTGCGTCAAGGCCGTCTCCGACGCGCTCATCGACAACCTGCCCGACCTGAACCCGTTTGTGCGGGAAGACGGAACCTTCGCGCAGGCCAGCTTCGCTCTCCACGTGGCTCTGCGCCCACGCCACTGGTCCGACGTCGCCCGCTTCGGCAAACAGGCAAAGCTCGCCGCAGCGAACCTTTGCGACTCGCTCGCCGGTGAGCTCGGCATCGAAAAGCCACGCTAA
- a CDS encoding zinc-dependent dehydrogenase: protein MPSATAEAPSTTTSIIPATMQAAVYRAVNDVRVETVPVPEIGPGEVLLRIDTCGICGTDLKKIHTGSHSAPRIFGHEMAGIVAAVGEGVQGWAVGDRAMAFHHIPCGECYYCRKQTFAQCETYKKVGTTAGFTPSGGGFAEYIRVMDWIVGKGLVKVPADIPFEQAAWIEPVNTCYKAVDLLHLEPDETVLVIGQGPIGILLAALAKRTGATVLTSDLYPERHAVAATYGLDRPLDATSDVVAACKAATEGRGADVALLAVGANSLITTAMNAIRPGGRVCLFAQTQHGEAPFDPAAVCMDEKTLMGSYSSSVAIQDEAIDLVFQGYRDGTFDLTRLISHRFPLSESVAAIDLASNPQPDSMKIVIQNR from the coding sequence ATGCCGTCCGCAACTGCCGAAGCTCCCAGCACCACCACCAGCATCATCCCAGCCACTATGCAGGCCGCGGTCTATCGCGCCGTCAACGACGTCCGTGTTGAGACCGTTCCCGTGCCGGAGATCGGCCCGGGCGAAGTCCTGCTCCGCATCGACACCTGCGGCATCTGCGGCACGGACCTCAAGAAGATCCACACCGGCTCTCACTCGGCACCGCGCATCTTCGGGCATGAGATGGCCGGCATCGTCGCCGCCGTGGGAGAGGGCGTTCAAGGCTGGGCGGTAGGCGACCGCGCCATGGCCTTCCACCACATCCCCTGTGGCGAGTGCTACTACTGCCGCAAGCAGACATTTGCCCAGTGCGAGACGTACAAGAAGGTCGGCACCACCGCCGGGTTCACGCCCTCCGGTGGCGGCTTCGCCGAGTACATCCGCGTCATGGACTGGATCGTCGGTAAGGGCCTCGTCAAGGTCCCAGCCGATATTCCGTTCGAGCAGGCCGCCTGGATCGAACCGGTGAATACCTGCTACAAAGCCGTCGATCTGCTTCACCTGGAGCCGGACGAGACAGTGCTCGTCATCGGCCAGGGCCCCATCGGCATACTGCTGGCGGCACTCGCAAAGCGCACCGGCGCTACCGTGCTCACCAGTGATCTCTACCCCGAACGCCACGCGGTTGCCGCAACCTACGGCCTTGATCGTCCACTCGACGCGACTTCCGACGTGGTCGCAGCCTGCAAAGCCGCCACCGAAGGCCGCGGCGCCGATGTAGCCCTGCTCGCGGTCGGTGCCAACAGCCTCATCACTACCGCCATGAACGCCATCCGCCCCGGCGGCCGCGTCTGTCTTTTCGCTCAAACTCAGCACGGCGAAGCGCCCTTCGATCCGGCCGCCGTCTGCATGGACGAGAAGACCCTAATGGGCAGCTACAGCTCCTCCGTCGCCATCCAGGACGAAGCCATCGACCTCGTCTTCCAGGGCTACCGCGACGGCACCTTCGACCTCACCCGTCTCATCTCGCACCGCTTCCCGCTCAGCGAAAGTGTCGCCGCCATCGATCTCGCCAGCAACCCACAGCCCGACTCGATGAAGATCGTCATCCAGAACCGCTAA
- a CDS encoding diacylglycerol/lipid kinase family protein, whose amino-acid sequence MLPSKLLYNPAAGRQRERRSHVVQGVIATLRSQGFHVESEATRAKGSGAQQAADAVRQGAAAVFACGGDGTVHDVLQGIAGTGASLGIIPCGSANALAQELRIPSDPLRAATLLHPQHSIQLRTMAVHRGDLPTLYSLCMAGAGPDGLLMYRMLTVNRGGLGRWRYYEHALRLFCSHRFPKFQVEVQQSDGSRAEHTVVSAMGLRIGDLQGIFRGIGRGASIHDPSLHVILVAPPARLTLPLWFVLAWLGLARLHPGITICKAQALVTQETVPLQVDGEWAGHVITAVTMAGPLQRVLTPAPVQA is encoded by the coding sequence ATGCTGCCGTCGAAGCTCCTCTACAACCCGGCAGCAGGCAGGCAGCGCGAGCGGCGATCACACGTCGTGCAAGGTGTAATCGCCACGTTGCGATCACAAGGCTTCCATGTAGAGTCCGAAGCCACTCGCGCGAAAGGCAGCGGTGCGCAGCAGGCGGCAGACGCCGTGCGGCAGGGTGCTGCAGCCGTCTTCGCCTGCGGGGGAGACGGCACCGTGCACGACGTCCTGCAGGGCATCGCCGGCACAGGCGCATCACTTGGCATCATCCCGTGCGGCTCAGCCAACGCTCTGGCGCAGGAACTGCGTATTCCCAGCGATCCGTTGCGAGCCGCCACCCTCTTGCACCCGCAGCATTCCATCCAGCTACGCACCATGGCGGTGCATCGCGGCGACCTTCCAACGCTCTACTCGCTCTGCATGGCAGGAGCAGGGCCGGACGGTCTGCTGATGTATCGCATGCTCACCGTCAACCGCGGCGGTCTGGGCCGATGGCGCTACTACGAGCACGCACTCCGCCTCTTCTGCTCCCATCGCTTCCCGAAGTTTCAGGTCGAGGTGCAGCAGTCCGACGGCAGCAGGGCAGAGCACACTGTCGTCAGCGCCATGGGGCTTCGCATCGGTGACCTGCAGGGCATCTTCCGCGGCATAGGCCGCGGTGCATCCATTCACGACCCCTCGCTCCACGTCATCCTCGTCGCCCCACCCGCCAGACTCACCCTGCCCCTCTGGTTCGTTCTGGCCTGGCTAGGCCTGGCCCGCCTGCATCCCGGCATAACCATCTGCAAGGCTCAGGCACTGGTCACACAGGAGACCGTTCCGCTGCAGGTCGACGGCGAATGGGCCGGCCACGTAATTACCGCCGTTACCATGGCTGGACCGCTACAGCGCGTCCTGACACCAGCACCTGTTCAGGCATGA
- a CDS encoding sigma-54-dependent transcriptional regulator, giving the protein MPEAALETPAIAQDLVNGHVLIIDDEPGIRDSLETLLTLEGFSVEMASEGRSGLDLLASRQFDLLLLDLALPGDSGIDLLPRIKRLRPELPVIMITAYGTVGNVVDALRAGAENFVQKPWDNEKLLADIRSAIARHRSEEEVVQLKRTLKQRYSFENIIGKSDAMTRLLDIVAQVAPSRSTVLIQGESGTGKELIAKAIHLNSPRRDKQFVAINTGAVPVDLLESTLFGHVKGAFTSAIAAKKGLFEVANGGTLFLDEIGTMPMETQAKILRALQERRFMQVGGTQEIAVDVRIVAATNVDLQQAVKDGRFREDLYYRLSVINLDLPPLRARKEDIPLLAAHFLKRFAEENEMPVRTLSNDAMRAMMDYEWPGNVRELENAMERGMVLSTTPVIGLDVLPQQLSGNPYSAALLEQRSDTSLFDIMEEIERRIVADRLERCNWNQTETAEFFKIPLSTLNQKIKRLNVEVKKRGQH; this is encoded by the coding sequence ATGCCTGAAGCGGCGCTGGAGACGCCAGCAATCGCACAAGACCTCGTCAACGGCCACGTTCTGATCATCGACGACGAGCCCGGCATCCGCGACTCGCTGGAAACCCTGCTCACGCTGGAAGGCTTCAGCGTGGAGATGGCATCGGAAGGCCGCAGCGGTCTGGATCTGCTCGCCTCGCGACAGTTCGATTTGCTGCTGCTGGACTTGGCGCTGCCAGGTGACAGCGGCATCGACCTCTTGCCGCGCATCAAGCGTCTGCGGCCTGAGCTGCCGGTCATCATGATCACCGCCTACGGAACCGTCGGCAACGTGGTGGATGCATTGCGGGCTGGCGCCGAGAACTTCGTTCAGAAGCCTTGGGACAACGAGAAGCTGCTGGCAGACATCCGGTCCGCCATCGCCCGGCACCGGTCCGAAGAAGAGGTGGTTCAGCTCAAGCGGACCCTCAAGCAGCGCTACTCGTTCGAGAACATCATCGGCAAGAGCGACGCGATGACGCGGCTGCTGGACATCGTCGCGCAGGTGGCGCCTTCGCGCTCCACGGTCTTGATTCAAGGCGAGAGCGGCACCGGCAAGGAGCTGATCGCCAAAGCCATCCACTTGAACTCGCCGCGGCGCGACAAGCAGTTCGTCGCGATCAACACGGGTGCTGTGCCGGTGGACCTGCTCGAATCGACGCTCTTCGGCCACGTGAAGGGTGCATTCACCTCTGCGATCGCAGCGAAGAAAGGGCTCTTCGAAGTCGCGAATGGCGGCACGCTTTTTCTGGACGAGATCGGCACCATGCCGATGGAGACCCAGGCGAAGATCCTGCGCGCTCTGCAGGAGCGGCGCTTCATGCAGGTCGGCGGCACGCAGGAGATCGCGGTTGACGTTCGGATCGTGGCTGCCACCAATGTTGACTTACAGCAGGCGGTGAAGGACGGTCGCTTCCGCGAAGATTTGTACTACCGTCTGTCGGTCATCAACCTGGACCTGCCGCCGCTGCGTGCTCGCAAGGAAGACATTCCACTGCTGGCCGCGCACTTTCTCAAGCGTTTCGCCGAAGAGAACGAGATGCCCGTGCGCACACTGTCGAACGACGCGATGCGCGCCATGATGGATTACGAGTGGCCTGGCAACGTTCGTGAGTTGGAGAATGCGATGGAGCGCGGCATGGTGCTTTCCACCACGCCGGTCATCGGGCTGGATGTGTTGCCGCAGCAGCTTTCCGGCAATCCTTACAGCGCGGCGTTGCTGGAGCAGCGGTCGGATACTTCCCTGTTCGACATCATGGAAGAGATCGAGCGGCGCATTGTTGCGGACCGGTTGGAGCGCTGTAACTGGAATCAGACCGAGACCGCGGAGTTCTTCAAAATCCCGTTGTCGACGCTGAACCAGAAGATCAAGCGGTTGAATGTGGAAGTGAAGAAGCGCGGCCAGCACTAG
- a CDS encoding ATP-binding protein, translating to MDRAAQNRILAIVLAVATLVICVLGALNYVRESGYDVPTDGVWWMEVDGGLRADRVPADSPAQREGVRTGDLLVAANSRPTPTVAPLMREMARSGVYGSISYTLQRGGQQFGLKVILEPTDRTRNQGLRLIALVYLAIGLYVLFRRWTAPKATHFYVFCLVSGVFYAFKSVGQFDGLDWTFFWGNAVAAALQPALFLHFAITFGQARISALRRLGAVLLYIPGIALIALKVWAMQELVATQRLQHRLDQIDVGYQALYYVIAAIVFWQRYRATNAALERQQLKWLSRGTLLSVVPFTTVYAIPFLLSWPIFPAAAKLATFALIFLPLTFAWAIVRYRLMDTDLIFKRGVTYTLATAALVGVYFAIVGISAEVVHARLPNLRIWGLLAAIIATALIFEPIKAAIQARVDRVFDQKRFDYRETLIEFSRGLSSQTDPETLARTIVDRLSQALLVERVALFIAPAASQQAGAGAPVDTFRLAASHGFSPDALAALPHQTSAASFLQFGSLNTQGHLFFENAAQLPHLSEDDQRLSRQLDLNYYLPCRIGEADRPARTIAVIGLGRTREGDFLSSEDMELLESLAGYIGIAIQNAQLFASLEVQRAEFERLKEFNENIVESIKVGIFALDLDDRVESWNAEMEVMYAMSRAEALGRHISEIFPAEFVAEFEHLHRQTGTHHLSKVKLPLRTGEVRTANLAIAPLLTRDFVSVGSIVLVEDITERTQLESQLTQAEKLSSIGLLAAGVAHEVNTPLAVISSYAQMLQKQARGDDPTAQRLRPVLEKITQQTFRASEIVNGLLNFSRATGSEMIALDLNAVARETLTLLDHQLRTARLQVHTALAEPLPRIRGSHGKLQQVVLNLVLNAKDAMIENGGTDLFVSTETAGDDIVLTVRDTGGGIAPEHLHRIYDPFFTTKNTPKPGQHKGTGLGLAVSYGIVQEHGGRIQVESEVGQGTAFRLVLPILRPAGSRDDSGDVQRTSMQTFETDDVSAGAVHA from the coding sequence ATGGACAGAGCCGCACAAAACCGGATCCTCGCCATTGTGCTCGCCGTCGCGACGTTGGTGATCTGTGTTCTGGGTGCGCTGAATTATGTCCGCGAGTCCGGGTACGACGTGCCTACCGACGGCGTTTGGTGGATGGAGGTCGACGGTGGCCTGCGTGCCGACCGCGTTCCGGCCGACTCGCCTGCCCAGCGTGAAGGCGTTCGCACCGGTGACCTGCTGGTCGCGGCAAACTCCCGGCCCACCCCGACCGTTGCCCCGCTCATGCGGGAGATGGCGCGCTCCGGTGTGTACGGCAGCATCAGCTATACCCTGCAGCGCGGTGGTCAGCAGTTCGGCCTCAAGGTCATCCTGGAGCCGACGGACCGCACTCGCAACCAGGGCCTGCGCCTCATCGCGCTTGTATACCTCGCGATAGGACTGTACGTTCTGTTCCGGCGGTGGACGGCTCCGAAGGCGACCCACTTCTATGTGTTCTGCCTAGTCTCGGGCGTGTTCTACGCGTTCAAGTCCGTCGGGCAGTTTGACGGCCTGGACTGGACGTTCTTCTGGGGCAATGCGGTAGCGGCCGCTCTGCAACCAGCCCTCTTTTTGCATTTCGCGATTACGTTCGGGCAGGCCCGCATCTCGGCATTGCGCCGGCTCGGCGCAGTGCTGCTCTACATCCCGGGCATAGCTCTGATCGCATTGAAGGTGTGGGCCATGCAGGAGCTGGTTGCGACCCAGCGACTGCAGCATCGGCTGGATCAGATCGATGTCGGCTACCAGGCGCTGTACTACGTAATCGCTGCGATCGTGTTCTGGCAGCGGTACCGCGCGACCAACGCCGCGTTGGAACGGCAGCAGTTGAAGTGGCTCAGCCGCGGAACGCTGCTGTCCGTGGTTCCGTTCACGACCGTTTACGCCATCCCCTTTTTACTTTCGTGGCCGATTTTCCCGGCTGCGGCAAAGCTTGCGACGTTTGCACTCATCTTCCTGCCACTGACGTTTGCCTGGGCGATCGTCCGCTACCGGTTGATGGACACAGACCTGATCTTCAAGCGGGGCGTGACCTACACTTTGGCGACCGCGGCCCTGGTCGGCGTCTATTTCGCGATCGTGGGCATCTCCGCCGAGGTGGTGCATGCACGTCTGCCAAACCTGCGCATCTGGGGTCTGCTTGCCGCCATTATCGCGACCGCGCTAATTTTTGAGCCGATCAAGGCCGCCATCCAGGCACGCGTCGACCGCGTATTTGATCAGAAGCGCTTCGATTATCGCGAGACGCTGATTGAGTTCAGCCGGGGACTTTCGTCGCAGACCGACCCGGAGACGCTGGCCCGCACGATCGTGGATCGCCTGTCGCAGGCTCTGCTGGTGGAGCGAGTCGCCCTCTTCATTGCACCCGCAGCGTCGCAGCAAGCAGGTGCAGGCGCTCCTGTCGACACGTTCCGGCTCGCCGCGTCGCACGGCTTCTCCCCCGATGCGCTGGCTGCTCTACCGCATCAAACCAGCGCCGCCTCATTTCTGCAGTTCGGTTCGCTCAACACACAGGGCCATCTCTTCTTTGAGAACGCGGCACAGTTGCCGCACCTTTCCGAGGACGATCAGCGCCTGTCGCGCCAGCTCGATCTGAACTACTACTTGCCGTGTCGCATTGGCGAGGCGGACCGTCCCGCCCGGACCATCGCCGTGATCGGGCTGGGTCGCACGCGCGAGGGTGATTTTCTTTCCTCCGAAGACATGGAACTCCTTGAGTCGCTGGCTGGCTACATCGGTATCGCGATCCAGAATGCGCAGCTCTTCGCTTCACTGGAAGTGCAGCGCGCCGAGTTCGAACGGCTCAAGGAATTCAACGAGAACATCGTCGAGTCGATCAAGGTCGGCATCTTTGCCCTGGACCTGGATGACCGCGTAGAGAGCTGGAACGCCGAAATGGAAGTGATGTATGCCATGTCGCGCGCGGAGGCGCTCGGCCGGCATATCTCGGAGATCTTCCCCGCGGAGTTTGTGGCCGAGTTCGAACACCTGCATCGCCAGACGGGAACGCATCACCTGTCCAAGGTGAAGCTGCCCTTGCGCACCGGTGAAGTCCGCACCGCCAATCTTGCCATCGCTCCCCTGCTGACCCGCGACTTCGTGTCCGTCGGTTCGATCGTCCTGGTCGAAGACATCACAGAGCGGACCCAACTGGAGTCGCAGCTGACGCAGGCTGAAAAGCTATCGTCGATCGGTCTGCTCGCCGCCGGCGTAGCGCACGAGGTGAACACGCCACTCGCAGTCATCAGCAGCTACGCGCAAATGCTGCAGAAGCAGGCCCGCGGCGACGATCCCACCGCACAGCGCCTGCGTCCGGTGCTGGAAAAGATTACGCAGCAGACCTTCCGGGCGTCAGAGATCGTGAACGGCTTGTTGAATTTCTCGCGGGCGACCGGAAGTGAGATGATTGCGCTCGACCTGAACGCCGTCGCACGCGAGACGCTCACACTACTGGATCACCAGCTTCGCACGGCGCGGCTGCAGGTGCACACAGCGCTCGCTGAGCCTCTGCCGCGCATTCGTGGCAGCCACGGCAAGCTGCAGCAGGTGGTGCTCAACCTCGTGCTGAATGCGAAGGACGCCATGATCGAGAACGGCGGCACCGACCTGTTTGTCTCAACCGAGACAGCGGGTGACGACATTGTTCTCACCGTGCGCGATACGGGCGGCGGCATTGCGCCGGAACATCTCCATCGCATCTACGATCCGTTCTTCACCACCAAGAACACGCCGAAACCAGGCCAGCACAAGGGCACGGGTCTTGGCTTGGCGGTGTCTTACGGCATTGTGCAGGAGCACGGCGGCCGCATTCAGGTGGAGAGCGAGGTCGGCCAGGGTACAGCCTTCCGCCTGGTGCTGCCGATTTTGCGGCCCGCAGGGTCACGCGACGACTCTGGTGACGTCCAAAGAACAAGCATGCAGACCTTCGAAACTGATGACGTAAGCGCCGGTGCGGTTCATGCCTGA